The following are encoded together in the Synchiropus splendidus isolate RoL2022-P1 chromosome 7, RoL_Sspl_1.0, whole genome shotgun sequence genome:
- the foxb2 gene encoding forkhead box protein B2 — MPRPGKNSYSDQKPPYSYISLTAMAIQNSPEKMLPLSDIYKFIMDRFPYYRENTQRWQNSLRHNLSFNDCFIKIPRRPDQPGKGSFWALHPDCGDMFENGSFLRRRKRFKVLRAEHLTCKSAPMMHYFHHHHHHHQHPGGKLSAASSHHEHAVSPVSAVGRLPQFQSYGGITCAQPGGFKHPFAIENIIGRDYKGVMAGGVPLSSVMHHLGYPMAPQLSSVVSSMWPHVGVLSETMGGVALPSSSEYSPFGVQAKGLYSSSSSGQTLPAIPVPIKATPALGAVPGLNPHQLCAPAAMMDKSDLEGKGNPLHPALLLS; from the coding sequence ATGCCGAGACCCGGGAAAAACTCTTACAGCGACCAGAAACCCCCGTACTCCTACATCTCCCTGACCGCGATGGCCATCCAGAACTCACCCGAGAAGATGCTCCCCCTGAGTGACATTTACAAGTTCATCATGGACCGCTTCCCGTATTACCGGGAGAACACCCAGAGGTGGCAGAACTCCCTCCGACACAACCTGTCCTTCAACGACTGCTTCATCAAGATCCCGCGGCGGCCGGATCAGCCCGGCAAGGGCAGCTTCTGGGCGCTGCACCCGGactgtggggacatgtttgaAAACGGCAGTTTCCTGAGGAGACGGAAGCGCTTCAAAGTGCTGCGGGCCGAGCACTTGACCTGCAAAAGCGCCCCGATGATGCACTActtccaccaccatcatcaccaccaccagcacccgGGCGGGAAGCTGAGCGCAGCATCCAGCCACCACGAGCACGCGGTGAGCCCGGTGAGCGCGGTGGGGCGGCTGCCGCAGTTCCAGAGCTACGGGGGCATCACCTGCGCGCAGCCCGGCGGGTTCAAGCACCCGTTCGCCATAGAGAACATAATAGGCCGGGACTATAAAGGAGTGATGGCAGGGGGGGTGCCTCTCTCCTCGGTCATGCACCACCTGGGCTACCCCATGGCCCCTCAGCTCAGCAGCGTGGTCAGCTCCATGTGGCCACACGTCGGGGTTCTGTCGGAGACCATGGGTGGCGTGGCTCTGCCCTCCTCCTCCGAGTATTCCCCCTTCGGCGTCCAGGCAAAAGGCttgtacagcagcagcagcagcgggcaAACACTGCCTGCCATCCCCGTGCCCATCAAAGCCACCCCGGCTCTGGGCGCGGTTCCCGGCTTGAACCCGCATCAGCTCTGCGCTCCGGCCGCCATGATGGACAAAAGTGACCTGGAGGGTAAAGGTAACCCTCTGCACCCGGCTCTCCTCTTGTCTTAG